A section of the Alligator mississippiensis isolate rAllMis1 chromosome 8, rAllMis1, whole genome shotgun sequence genome encodes:
- the MBTD1 gene encoding MBT domain-containing protein 1 isoform X4 gives MENTKDLTEHSSRSERKRRDSFGMFDGYDSCSEDTSSSSSSDESEEEVAPLPSSLPIIKNNGQVYTYPDGKSGMATCEMCGMVGVRDAFYSKTKRFCSVSCSRSYSSNSKKASILARLQGKPPTKKAKVLQKQPLVAKLAAYAQYQATLQNQAKTKTAVPVEGFSWGNYINSNSFTAAPVTCFKHAPMGTCWGDISEGVRVEVPNTDCSLPTKVFWIAGIVKLAGYNALLRYEGFENDSSLDFWCNVCGSDIHPVGWCAASGKPLVPPRTIQHKYTNWKAFLVKRLTGAKTLPPDFSQKVSESMQYPFKPSMRVEVVDKTHLCRTRVAIVDSVIGGRLRLVYEESEDKTDDFWCHMYSPLIHHIGWSRSIGHRFKRSDITKKQDGHFDAPPHLFAKVKEVDTSGEWFKEGMKLEAIDPLNLSAICVATIRKVLADGYLMIGIDGSEAADGSDWFCYHATSPSIFPVGFCEINMIELTPPRGYAKLPFKWFDYLREMDSIAAPVKLFNKEVPNHGFHVGMKLEAVDLMEPRLVCVATVTRIIHRLLRIHFDGWEDEYDQWVDCESPDLYPVGWCQLTGYQLQPPAPQTSRDSQSSSSKQKKKAKSQQYKGHKKMTSLQLKEELLDGEEYSFLQGASDQESNGSASYYIKQEP, from the exons ACTGAGCATTCTTCACGGTCAGAAAGGAAGCGACGTGACTCGTTCGGGATGTTTGACGGGTATGATAGTTGCAGTGAGGATACTAGCAGCAGCTCAAGCTCTGatgagagtgaagaggaagttgctCCATTGCCCTCCAGTCTCCCAATTATCAAAAATAATGGACAGGTCTACACTTACCCGGATGGTAAATCCGGCATGG CTACATGTGAGATGTGCGGGATGGTTGGCGTCCGAGATGCTTTTTATTCTAAAACAAAACGCTTCTGCAGTGTTTCATGCTCCAGAAGTTACTCGTCGAACTCCAAGAAGGCCAGCATTCTGGCCAGACTTCAG GGTAAACCACCAACTAAGAAGGCTAAAGTTCTACAGAAACAACCGTTAGTGGCTAAACTAGCAGCATATGCTCAGTATCAAGCTACGTTACAAAACCAGGCAAAGACTAAAACAG CTGTCCCCGTGGAAGGCTTCAGCTGGGGTAACTACATCAATAGCAATAGCTTTACAGCAGCTCCCGTTACCTGTTTCAAACAT GCTCCCATGGGGACATGCTGGGGGGACATCTCAGAAGGAGTGCGAGTGGAAGTTCCAAACACAGACTGCAGCCTACCGACCAAAGTCTTCTGGATAGCTGGAATTGTAAAATTagcag GTTACAATGCTTTGCTAAGATATGAAGGGTTTGAAAATGATTCAAGCCTTGATTTCTGGTGCAACGTTTGTGGGTCTGATATCCACCCAGTTGGTTGGTGTGCAGCCAGTGGGAAGCCTTTAGTTCCGCCTCGAA CCATCCAACACAAATACACAAACTGGAAAGCTTTTCTAGTGAAACGACTTACTGGTGCCAAAACGCTTCCTCCTGACTTTTCTCAGAAG gtaTCAGAAAGTATGCAGTATCCCTTCAAACCTTCCATGAGAGTAGAAGTTGTTGACAAAACGCATCTTTGTCGAACGCGGGTAGCAATTGTAGACAGTGTAATTGGAGGACGATTACGACTGGTGTATGAAGAAAGTGAAGACAAAACTGATGATTTCTGGTGCCATATGTACAGCCCGCTCATTCATCATATTGGCTGGTCCCGAAGTATAGGACATCGATTCAAAAGATCTG ATATTACAAAGAAACAGGACGGACATTTTGATGCACCTCCTCATTTATTTGCAAAG GTAAAAGAAGTAGACACAAGTGGCGAATGGTTCAAGGAGGGAATGAAATTGGAAGCTATAGATCCTTTAAACCTTTCTGCAATATGTGTTGCAACCATTAGAAAG GTGTTAGCAGATGGCTATCTTATGATTGGGATTGATGGCTCAGAAGCAGCAGATGGGTCTGACTGGTTTTGTTACCATGCCACCTCCCCTTCTATTTTCCCTGTTGGTTTCTGTGAAATTAACATGATTGAACTAACTCCCCCCAGAG GTTATGCAAAGCTCCCTTTCAAATGGTTTGACTACCTCAGGGAAATGGACTCTATAGCAGCACCTGTAAAGCTCTTCAATAAG GAAGTTCCAAACCATGGGTTTCACGTTGGAATGAAACTGGAAGCTGTCGATCTTATGGAACCTCGCCTGGTTTGTGTTGCCACAGTAACTCGTATTATCCATCGCTTATTAAGGATACACTTTGATGGCTGGGAAGATGAATATGATCAGTGGGTGGATTGCGAATCCCCTGACCTCTATCCAGTAGGATGGTGTCAGCTAACAGGATATCAACTTCAGCCTCCAGCACCACAAA CATCAAGAGACAGCCAGTCAAGTTcatcaaaacagaagaaaaaggctAAGTCGCAACAATACAAAGGACACAAGAAAA
- the MBTD1 gene encoding MBT domain-containing protein 1 isoform X1 — MENTKDLTEHSSRSERKRRDSFGMFDGYDSCSEDTSSSSSSDESEEEVAPLPSSLPIIKNNGQVYTYPDGKSGMATCEMCGMVGVRDAFYSKTKRFCSVSCSRSYSSNSKKASILARLQVTGKPPTKKAKVLQKQPLVAKLAAYAQYQATLQNQAKTKTAAVPVEGFSWGNYINSNSFTAAPVTCFKHAPMGTCWGDISEGVRVEVPNTDCSLPTKVFWIAGIVKLAGYNALLRYEGFENDSSLDFWCNVCGSDIHPVGWCAASGKPLVPPRTIQHKYTNWKAFLVKRLTGAKTLPPDFSQKVSESMQYPFKPSMRVEVVDKTHLCRTRVAIVDSVIGGRLRLVYEESEDKTDDFWCHMYSPLIHHIGWSRSIGHRFKRSDITKKQDGHFDAPPHLFAKVKEVDTSGEWFKEGMKLEAIDPLNLSAICVATIRKVLADGYLMIGIDGSEAADGSDWFCYHATSPSIFPVGFCEINMIELTPPRGYAKLPFKWFDYLREMDSIAAPVKLFNKEVPNHGFHVGMKLEAVDLMEPRLVCVATVTRIIHRLLRIHFDGWEDEYDQWVDCESPDLYPVGWCQLTGYQLQPPAPQTSRDSQSSSSKQKKKAKSQQYKGHKKMTSLQLKEELLDGEEYSFLQGASDQESNGSASYYIKQEP; from the exons ACTGAGCATTCTTCACGGTCAGAAAGGAAGCGACGTGACTCGTTCGGGATGTTTGACGGGTATGATAGTTGCAGTGAGGATACTAGCAGCAGCTCAAGCTCTGatgagagtgaagaggaagttgctCCATTGCCCTCCAGTCTCCCAATTATCAAAAATAATGGACAGGTCTACACTTACCCGGATGGTAAATCCGGCATGG CTACATGTGAGATGTGCGGGATGGTTGGCGTCCGAGATGCTTTTTATTCTAAAACAAAACGCTTCTGCAGTGTTTCATGCTCCAGAAGTTACTCGTCGAACTCCAAGAAGGCCAGCATTCTGGCCAGACTTCAGGTAACG GGTAAACCACCAACTAAGAAGGCTAAAGTTCTACAGAAACAACCGTTAGTGGCTAAACTAGCAGCATATGCTCAGTATCAAGCTACGTTACAAAACCAGGCAAAGACTAAAACAG CAGCTGTCCCCGTGGAAGGCTTCAGCTGGGGTAACTACATCAATAGCAATAGCTTTACAGCAGCTCCCGTTACCTGTTTCAAACAT GCTCCCATGGGGACATGCTGGGGGGACATCTCAGAAGGAGTGCGAGTGGAAGTTCCAAACACAGACTGCAGCCTACCGACCAAAGTCTTCTGGATAGCTGGAATTGTAAAATTagcag GTTACAATGCTTTGCTAAGATATGAAGGGTTTGAAAATGATTCAAGCCTTGATTTCTGGTGCAACGTTTGTGGGTCTGATATCCACCCAGTTGGTTGGTGTGCAGCCAGTGGGAAGCCTTTAGTTCCGCCTCGAA CCATCCAACACAAATACACAAACTGGAAAGCTTTTCTAGTGAAACGACTTACTGGTGCCAAAACGCTTCCTCCTGACTTTTCTCAGAAG gtaTCAGAAAGTATGCAGTATCCCTTCAAACCTTCCATGAGAGTAGAAGTTGTTGACAAAACGCATCTTTGTCGAACGCGGGTAGCAATTGTAGACAGTGTAATTGGAGGACGATTACGACTGGTGTATGAAGAAAGTGAAGACAAAACTGATGATTTCTGGTGCCATATGTACAGCCCGCTCATTCATCATATTGGCTGGTCCCGAAGTATAGGACATCGATTCAAAAGATCTG ATATTACAAAGAAACAGGACGGACATTTTGATGCACCTCCTCATTTATTTGCAAAG GTAAAAGAAGTAGACACAAGTGGCGAATGGTTCAAGGAGGGAATGAAATTGGAAGCTATAGATCCTTTAAACCTTTCTGCAATATGTGTTGCAACCATTAGAAAG GTGTTAGCAGATGGCTATCTTATGATTGGGATTGATGGCTCAGAAGCAGCAGATGGGTCTGACTGGTTTTGTTACCATGCCACCTCCCCTTCTATTTTCCCTGTTGGTTTCTGTGAAATTAACATGATTGAACTAACTCCCCCCAGAG GTTATGCAAAGCTCCCTTTCAAATGGTTTGACTACCTCAGGGAAATGGACTCTATAGCAGCACCTGTAAAGCTCTTCAATAAG GAAGTTCCAAACCATGGGTTTCACGTTGGAATGAAACTGGAAGCTGTCGATCTTATGGAACCTCGCCTGGTTTGTGTTGCCACAGTAACTCGTATTATCCATCGCTTATTAAGGATACACTTTGATGGCTGGGAAGATGAATATGATCAGTGGGTGGATTGCGAATCCCCTGACCTCTATCCAGTAGGATGGTGTCAGCTAACAGGATATCAACTTCAGCCTCCAGCACCACAAA CATCAAGAGACAGCCAGTCAAGTTcatcaaaacagaagaaaaaggctAAGTCGCAACAATACAAAGGACACAAGAAAA
- the MBTD1 gene encoding MBT domain-containing protein 1 isoform X2, protein MENTKDLTEHSSRSERKRRDSFGMFDGYDSCSEDTSSSSSSDESEEEVAPLPSSLPIIKNNGQVYTYPDGKSGMATCEMCGMVGVRDAFYSKTKRFCSVSCSRSYSSNSKKASILARLQVTGKPPTKKAKVLQKQPLVAKLAAYAQYQATLQNQAKTKTAVPVEGFSWGNYINSNSFTAAPVTCFKHAPMGTCWGDISEGVRVEVPNTDCSLPTKVFWIAGIVKLAGYNALLRYEGFENDSSLDFWCNVCGSDIHPVGWCAASGKPLVPPRTIQHKYTNWKAFLVKRLTGAKTLPPDFSQKVSESMQYPFKPSMRVEVVDKTHLCRTRVAIVDSVIGGRLRLVYEESEDKTDDFWCHMYSPLIHHIGWSRSIGHRFKRSDITKKQDGHFDAPPHLFAKVKEVDTSGEWFKEGMKLEAIDPLNLSAICVATIRKVLADGYLMIGIDGSEAADGSDWFCYHATSPSIFPVGFCEINMIELTPPRGYAKLPFKWFDYLREMDSIAAPVKLFNKEVPNHGFHVGMKLEAVDLMEPRLVCVATVTRIIHRLLRIHFDGWEDEYDQWVDCESPDLYPVGWCQLTGYQLQPPAPQTSRDSQSSSSKQKKKAKSQQYKGHKKMTSLQLKEELLDGEEYSFLQGASDQESNGSASYYIKQEP, encoded by the exons ACTGAGCATTCTTCACGGTCAGAAAGGAAGCGACGTGACTCGTTCGGGATGTTTGACGGGTATGATAGTTGCAGTGAGGATACTAGCAGCAGCTCAAGCTCTGatgagagtgaagaggaagttgctCCATTGCCCTCCAGTCTCCCAATTATCAAAAATAATGGACAGGTCTACACTTACCCGGATGGTAAATCCGGCATGG CTACATGTGAGATGTGCGGGATGGTTGGCGTCCGAGATGCTTTTTATTCTAAAACAAAACGCTTCTGCAGTGTTTCATGCTCCAGAAGTTACTCGTCGAACTCCAAGAAGGCCAGCATTCTGGCCAGACTTCAGGTAACG GGTAAACCACCAACTAAGAAGGCTAAAGTTCTACAGAAACAACCGTTAGTGGCTAAACTAGCAGCATATGCTCAGTATCAAGCTACGTTACAAAACCAGGCAAAGACTAAAACAG CTGTCCCCGTGGAAGGCTTCAGCTGGGGTAACTACATCAATAGCAATAGCTTTACAGCAGCTCCCGTTACCTGTTTCAAACAT GCTCCCATGGGGACATGCTGGGGGGACATCTCAGAAGGAGTGCGAGTGGAAGTTCCAAACACAGACTGCAGCCTACCGACCAAAGTCTTCTGGATAGCTGGAATTGTAAAATTagcag GTTACAATGCTTTGCTAAGATATGAAGGGTTTGAAAATGATTCAAGCCTTGATTTCTGGTGCAACGTTTGTGGGTCTGATATCCACCCAGTTGGTTGGTGTGCAGCCAGTGGGAAGCCTTTAGTTCCGCCTCGAA CCATCCAACACAAATACACAAACTGGAAAGCTTTTCTAGTGAAACGACTTACTGGTGCCAAAACGCTTCCTCCTGACTTTTCTCAGAAG gtaTCAGAAAGTATGCAGTATCCCTTCAAACCTTCCATGAGAGTAGAAGTTGTTGACAAAACGCATCTTTGTCGAACGCGGGTAGCAATTGTAGACAGTGTAATTGGAGGACGATTACGACTGGTGTATGAAGAAAGTGAAGACAAAACTGATGATTTCTGGTGCCATATGTACAGCCCGCTCATTCATCATATTGGCTGGTCCCGAAGTATAGGACATCGATTCAAAAGATCTG ATATTACAAAGAAACAGGACGGACATTTTGATGCACCTCCTCATTTATTTGCAAAG GTAAAAGAAGTAGACACAAGTGGCGAATGGTTCAAGGAGGGAATGAAATTGGAAGCTATAGATCCTTTAAACCTTTCTGCAATATGTGTTGCAACCATTAGAAAG GTGTTAGCAGATGGCTATCTTATGATTGGGATTGATGGCTCAGAAGCAGCAGATGGGTCTGACTGGTTTTGTTACCATGCCACCTCCCCTTCTATTTTCCCTGTTGGTTTCTGTGAAATTAACATGATTGAACTAACTCCCCCCAGAG GTTATGCAAAGCTCCCTTTCAAATGGTTTGACTACCTCAGGGAAATGGACTCTATAGCAGCACCTGTAAAGCTCTTCAATAAG GAAGTTCCAAACCATGGGTTTCACGTTGGAATGAAACTGGAAGCTGTCGATCTTATGGAACCTCGCCTGGTTTGTGTTGCCACAGTAACTCGTATTATCCATCGCTTATTAAGGATACACTTTGATGGCTGGGAAGATGAATATGATCAGTGGGTGGATTGCGAATCCCCTGACCTCTATCCAGTAGGATGGTGTCAGCTAACAGGATATCAACTTCAGCCTCCAGCACCACAAA CATCAAGAGACAGCCAGTCAAGTTcatcaaaacagaagaaaaaggctAAGTCGCAACAATACAAAGGACACAAGAAAA
- the MBTD1 gene encoding MBT domain-containing protein 1 isoform X6: MENTKDLTEHSSRSERKRRDSFGMFDGYDSCSEDTSSSSSSDESEEEVAPLPSSLPIIKNNGQVYTYPDGKSGMATCEMCGMVGVRDAFYSKTKRFCSVSCSRSYSSNSKKASILARLQVTGKPPTKKAKVLQKQPLVAKLAAYAQYQATLQNQAKTKTAAVPVEGFSWGNYINSNSFTAAPVTCFKHAPMGTCWGDISEGVRVEVPNTDCSLPTKVFWIAGIVKLAGYNALLRYEGFENDSSLDFWCNVCGSDIHPVGWCAASGKPLVPPRTIQHKYTNWKAFLVKRLTGAKTLPPDFSQKVSESMQYPFKPSMRVEVVDKTHLCRTRVAIVDSVIGGRLRLVYEESEDKTDDFWCHMYSPLIHHIGWSRSIGHRFKRSDITKKQDGHFDAPPHLFAKVKEVDTSGEWFKEGMKLEAIDPLNLSAICVATIRKVLADGYLMIGIDGSEAADGSDWFCYHATSPSIFPVGFCEINMIELTPPRGYAKLPFKWFDYLREMDSIAAPVKLFNKEVPNHGFHVGMKLEAVDLMEPRLVCVATVTRIIHRLLRIHFDGWEDEYDQWVDCESPDLYPVGWCQLTGYQLQPPAPQTSRDSQSSSSKQKKKAKSQQYKGHKKKCVMS; encoded by the exons ACTGAGCATTCTTCACGGTCAGAAAGGAAGCGACGTGACTCGTTCGGGATGTTTGACGGGTATGATAGTTGCAGTGAGGATACTAGCAGCAGCTCAAGCTCTGatgagagtgaagaggaagttgctCCATTGCCCTCCAGTCTCCCAATTATCAAAAATAATGGACAGGTCTACACTTACCCGGATGGTAAATCCGGCATGG CTACATGTGAGATGTGCGGGATGGTTGGCGTCCGAGATGCTTTTTATTCTAAAACAAAACGCTTCTGCAGTGTTTCATGCTCCAGAAGTTACTCGTCGAACTCCAAGAAGGCCAGCATTCTGGCCAGACTTCAGGTAACG GGTAAACCACCAACTAAGAAGGCTAAAGTTCTACAGAAACAACCGTTAGTGGCTAAACTAGCAGCATATGCTCAGTATCAAGCTACGTTACAAAACCAGGCAAAGACTAAAACAG CAGCTGTCCCCGTGGAAGGCTTCAGCTGGGGTAACTACATCAATAGCAATAGCTTTACAGCAGCTCCCGTTACCTGTTTCAAACAT GCTCCCATGGGGACATGCTGGGGGGACATCTCAGAAGGAGTGCGAGTGGAAGTTCCAAACACAGACTGCAGCCTACCGACCAAAGTCTTCTGGATAGCTGGAATTGTAAAATTagcag GTTACAATGCTTTGCTAAGATATGAAGGGTTTGAAAATGATTCAAGCCTTGATTTCTGGTGCAACGTTTGTGGGTCTGATATCCACCCAGTTGGTTGGTGTGCAGCCAGTGGGAAGCCTTTAGTTCCGCCTCGAA CCATCCAACACAAATACACAAACTGGAAAGCTTTTCTAGTGAAACGACTTACTGGTGCCAAAACGCTTCCTCCTGACTTTTCTCAGAAG gtaTCAGAAAGTATGCAGTATCCCTTCAAACCTTCCATGAGAGTAGAAGTTGTTGACAAAACGCATCTTTGTCGAACGCGGGTAGCAATTGTAGACAGTGTAATTGGAGGACGATTACGACTGGTGTATGAAGAAAGTGAAGACAAAACTGATGATTTCTGGTGCCATATGTACAGCCCGCTCATTCATCATATTGGCTGGTCCCGAAGTATAGGACATCGATTCAAAAGATCTG ATATTACAAAGAAACAGGACGGACATTTTGATGCACCTCCTCATTTATTTGCAAAG GTAAAAGAAGTAGACACAAGTGGCGAATGGTTCAAGGAGGGAATGAAATTGGAAGCTATAGATCCTTTAAACCTTTCTGCAATATGTGTTGCAACCATTAGAAAG GTGTTAGCAGATGGCTATCTTATGATTGGGATTGATGGCTCAGAAGCAGCAGATGGGTCTGACTGGTTTTGTTACCATGCCACCTCCCCTTCTATTTTCCCTGTTGGTTTCTGTGAAATTAACATGATTGAACTAACTCCCCCCAGAG GTTATGCAAAGCTCCCTTTCAAATGGTTTGACTACCTCAGGGAAATGGACTCTATAGCAGCACCTGTAAAGCTCTTCAATAAG GAAGTTCCAAACCATGGGTTTCACGTTGGAATGAAACTGGAAGCTGTCGATCTTATGGAACCTCGCCTGGTTTGTGTTGCCACAGTAACTCGTATTATCCATCGCTTATTAAGGATACACTTTGATGGCTGGGAAGATGAATATGATCAGTGGGTGGATTGCGAATCCCCTGACCTCTATCCAGTAGGATGGTGTCAGCTAACAGGATATCAACTTCAGCCTCCAGCACCACAAA CATCAAGAGACAGCCAGTCAAGTTcatcaaaacagaagaaaaaggctAAGTCGCAACAATACAAAGGACACAAGAAAA
- the MBTD1 gene encoding MBT domain-containing protein 1 isoform X3, which translates to MENTKDLTEHSSRSERKRRDSFGMFDGYDSCSEDTSSSSSSDESEEEVAPLPSSLPIIKNNGQVYTYPDGKSGMATCEMCGMVGVRDAFYSKTKRFCSVSCSRSYSSNSKKASILARLQGKPPTKKAKVLQKQPLVAKLAAYAQYQATLQNQAKTKTAAVPVEGFSWGNYINSNSFTAAPVTCFKHAPMGTCWGDISEGVRVEVPNTDCSLPTKVFWIAGIVKLAGYNALLRYEGFENDSSLDFWCNVCGSDIHPVGWCAASGKPLVPPRTIQHKYTNWKAFLVKRLTGAKTLPPDFSQKVSESMQYPFKPSMRVEVVDKTHLCRTRVAIVDSVIGGRLRLVYEESEDKTDDFWCHMYSPLIHHIGWSRSIGHRFKRSDITKKQDGHFDAPPHLFAKVKEVDTSGEWFKEGMKLEAIDPLNLSAICVATIRKVLADGYLMIGIDGSEAADGSDWFCYHATSPSIFPVGFCEINMIELTPPRGYAKLPFKWFDYLREMDSIAAPVKLFNKEVPNHGFHVGMKLEAVDLMEPRLVCVATVTRIIHRLLRIHFDGWEDEYDQWVDCESPDLYPVGWCQLTGYQLQPPAPQTSRDSQSSSSKQKKKAKSQQYKGHKKMTSLQLKEELLDGEEYSFLQGASDQESNGSASYYIKQEP; encoded by the exons ACTGAGCATTCTTCACGGTCAGAAAGGAAGCGACGTGACTCGTTCGGGATGTTTGACGGGTATGATAGTTGCAGTGAGGATACTAGCAGCAGCTCAAGCTCTGatgagagtgaagaggaagttgctCCATTGCCCTCCAGTCTCCCAATTATCAAAAATAATGGACAGGTCTACACTTACCCGGATGGTAAATCCGGCATGG CTACATGTGAGATGTGCGGGATGGTTGGCGTCCGAGATGCTTTTTATTCTAAAACAAAACGCTTCTGCAGTGTTTCATGCTCCAGAAGTTACTCGTCGAACTCCAAGAAGGCCAGCATTCTGGCCAGACTTCAG GGTAAACCACCAACTAAGAAGGCTAAAGTTCTACAGAAACAACCGTTAGTGGCTAAACTAGCAGCATATGCTCAGTATCAAGCTACGTTACAAAACCAGGCAAAGACTAAAACAG CAGCTGTCCCCGTGGAAGGCTTCAGCTGGGGTAACTACATCAATAGCAATAGCTTTACAGCAGCTCCCGTTACCTGTTTCAAACAT GCTCCCATGGGGACATGCTGGGGGGACATCTCAGAAGGAGTGCGAGTGGAAGTTCCAAACACAGACTGCAGCCTACCGACCAAAGTCTTCTGGATAGCTGGAATTGTAAAATTagcag GTTACAATGCTTTGCTAAGATATGAAGGGTTTGAAAATGATTCAAGCCTTGATTTCTGGTGCAACGTTTGTGGGTCTGATATCCACCCAGTTGGTTGGTGTGCAGCCAGTGGGAAGCCTTTAGTTCCGCCTCGAA CCATCCAACACAAATACACAAACTGGAAAGCTTTTCTAGTGAAACGACTTACTGGTGCCAAAACGCTTCCTCCTGACTTTTCTCAGAAG gtaTCAGAAAGTATGCAGTATCCCTTCAAACCTTCCATGAGAGTAGAAGTTGTTGACAAAACGCATCTTTGTCGAACGCGGGTAGCAATTGTAGACAGTGTAATTGGAGGACGATTACGACTGGTGTATGAAGAAAGTGAAGACAAAACTGATGATTTCTGGTGCCATATGTACAGCCCGCTCATTCATCATATTGGCTGGTCCCGAAGTATAGGACATCGATTCAAAAGATCTG ATATTACAAAGAAACAGGACGGACATTTTGATGCACCTCCTCATTTATTTGCAAAG GTAAAAGAAGTAGACACAAGTGGCGAATGGTTCAAGGAGGGAATGAAATTGGAAGCTATAGATCCTTTAAACCTTTCTGCAATATGTGTTGCAACCATTAGAAAG GTGTTAGCAGATGGCTATCTTATGATTGGGATTGATGGCTCAGAAGCAGCAGATGGGTCTGACTGGTTTTGTTACCATGCCACCTCCCCTTCTATTTTCCCTGTTGGTTTCTGTGAAATTAACATGATTGAACTAACTCCCCCCAGAG GTTATGCAAAGCTCCCTTTCAAATGGTTTGACTACCTCAGGGAAATGGACTCTATAGCAGCACCTGTAAAGCTCTTCAATAAG GAAGTTCCAAACCATGGGTTTCACGTTGGAATGAAACTGGAAGCTGTCGATCTTATGGAACCTCGCCTGGTTTGTGTTGCCACAGTAACTCGTATTATCCATCGCTTATTAAGGATACACTTTGATGGCTGGGAAGATGAATATGATCAGTGGGTGGATTGCGAATCCCCTGACCTCTATCCAGTAGGATGGTGTCAGCTAACAGGATATCAACTTCAGCCTCCAGCACCACAAA CATCAAGAGACAGCCAGTCAAGTTcatcaaaacagaagaaaaaggctAAGTCGCAACAATACAAAGGACACAAGAAAA